Proteins found in one Microbacterium sp. LWS13-1.2 genomic segment:
- a CDS encoding heavy-metal-associated domain-containing protein, which yields MAEAQYKVTGMSCGHCEASVRGEVSKLAGVEDVQVSAASGTLTIVASTELADDAVIAAVDEAGYSAVRA from the coding sequence ATGGCTGAGGCCCAGTACAAGGTGACGGGAATGAGCTGCGGGCACTGCGAGGCGTCCGTGCGCGGCGAGGTGTCCAAGCTCGCGGGCGTCGAAGACGTCCAGGTGAGCGCCGCCTCCGGCACCCTCACGATCGTCGCCTCGACGGAGCTGGCCGACGACGCCGTCATCGCGGCCGTCGACGAGGCCGGCTACAGCGCGGTCCGGGCCTGA
- a CDS encoding ABC transporter substrate-binding protein, translated as MSVFTRSRTSTVLGGIALIGASALVLAGCAGGGDGGDEPTESAGPVDELSLKLGTALPQTGNLAFLGPPEEAGVAYAMSQINDATADTGLDLDVVFGDSGDTDNKAYETEIPRLLGEDVSAIIGAASSSTSLQFIDQVTGAGVIQFSPANTSDAFTTYDDNGLYFRTAPSDVLQGEVLGNLIAEDGHQTLGMIVLNDSYGTGLAKYVTEAFEAAGGEVVAAPTYNTGDTSFDAQISEVLAADPDAIALITFEEVKTILPSLFGQYPAEDLYFVDGNLANFGDQFPAGSLTGAKGTFPGLSLDAITDFTDALQTFNTDEGNEPLTEFTYAAESYDATILLALAALAAGTTDGTAMAEKLIEVSGGSGDGEKCDTYADCAAIIVGGGTADYDGISGPITFDEVGDPTEASIGIYQFGDDNTYAAYEG; from the coding sequence ATGAGCGTCTTCACCCGCTCGCGCACGTCCACCGTCCTCGGTGGCATCGCGCTCATCGGCGCCAGCGCCCTCGTCCTCGCCGGCTGCGCCGGTGGCGGCGACGGCGGCGACGAGCCCACCGAGAGTGCGGGGCCCGTCGACGAGCTGAGCCTGAAGCTCGGCACGGCTCTGCCGCAGACCGGCAACCTGGCGTTCCTCGGCCCGCCCGAGGAGGCCGGCGTGGCCTACGCCATGTCGCAGATCAACGACGCGACCGCCGACACCGGGCTCGACCTCGACGTCGTCTTCGGCGACTCGGGCGACACCGACAACAAGGCGTACGAGACCGAGATCCCGCGCCTGCTCGGCGAGGACGTCTCGGCCATCATCGGCGCCGCGTCGTCGAGCACGTCGCTGCAATTCATCGACCAGGTCACCGGTGCCGGCGTCATCCAGTTCTCGCCGGCGAACACATCCGACGCGTTCACGACCTACGACGACAACGGTCTGTACTTCCGTACCGCCCCGTCGGACGTCCTCCAGGGCGAGGTGCTCGGCAACCTCATCGCCGAAGACGGGCACCAGACGCTCGGCATGATCGTGCTGAACGACTCGTACGGCACGGGCCTGGCCAAGTACGTCACCGAGGCGTTCGAGGCCGCCGGCGGCGAGGTCGTCGCGGCTCCCACCTACAACACGGGTGACACGAGCTTCGACGCGCAGATCTCCGAGGTCCTCGCGGCCGACCCGGACGCGATCGCCCTGATCACGTTCGAAGAGGTCAAGACGATCCTCCCCAGCCTGTTCGGGCAGTACCCCGCCGAGGACCTCTACTTCGTCGACGGCAACCTGGCCAACTTCGGCGACCAGTTCCCGGCAGGTTCGCTGACGGGAGCCAAGGGCACGTTCCCGGGTCTGTCGCTCGACGCGATCACGGACTTCACCGACGCGCTCCAGACCTTCAACACCGATGAGGGCAACGAGCCGCTGACGGAGTTCACCTACGCAGCCGAGTCGTACGACGCGACGATCCTGCTCGCGCTGGCAGCGCTCGCCGCGGGCACGACCGACGGAACCGCGATGGCCGAGAAGCTCATCGAGGTCTCGGGCGGCTCGGGCGACGGCGAGAAGTGCGACACGTACGCCGACTGCGCCGCGATCATCGTCGGTGGCGGCACGGCCGACTACGACGGCATCTCGGGCCCGATCACGTTCGACGAGGTCGGCGACCCGACCGAGGCGTCGATCGGCATCTACCAGTTCGGCGACGACAACACGTACGCGGCCTACGAAGGCTGA
- a CDS encoding ABC transporter ATP-binding protein, producing MTAPTATGTPVVVVEDVHAGYLPGVNILNGCSLVAHEGELIGIIGPNGAGKSTLLKAIFGQVNVRSGTITLEGDDITGLRANKLVARGVGFIPQNNNVFPSLTIEENLQMGLYQRPSAYKERLEFVTGIFSELGKRLKQRAGSLSGGERQMVAMSRALMMDPKVLLLDEPSAGLSPVRQDEAFIRVSEINKAGVTCIMVEQNARRCLQICDRGYVLDQGRDAYTGSGRQLLNDPKVTELYLGTLGT from the coding sequence ATGACCGCTCCCACCGCGACGGGCACACCCGTCGTCGTCGTCGAAGATGTCCACGCCGGCTACCTGCCCGGGGTGAACATCCTCAACGGCTGCAGCCTCGTCGCCCATGAAGGCGAGCTGATCGGCATCATCGGCCCGAACGGCGCCGGCAAGTCGACTCTGCTGAAGGCGATCTTCGGGCAGGTGAACGTGCGCAGCGGCACGATCACCCTGGAAGGCGACGACATCACCGGCCTGCGCGCCAACAAGCTCGTCGCCCGCGGCGTCGGCTTCATCCCGCAGAACAACAACGTGTTCCCGAGCCTCACCATCGAAGAGAACCTGCAGATGGGGCTCTATCAGCGCCCGAGCGCCTACAAGGAGCGGCTCGAGTTCGTCACGGGGATCTTCTCCGAACTCGGCAAGCGGCTCAAGCAGCGCGCCGGATCGCTCTCGGGCGGCGAGCGCCAGATGGTGGCGATGAGCCGTGCGCTCATGATGGATCCCAAGGTGCTGCTGCTCGATGAGCCGTCGGCGGGCCTCTCCCCCGTCCGGCAGGACGAGGCATTCATCCGCGTGTCCGAGATCAACAAGGCGGGCGTCACCTGCATCATGGTGGAGCAGAACGCGCGGCGCTGCCTGCAGATCTGCGACCGCGGCTACGTGCTCGACCAGGGCCGCGACGCCTACACGGGATCCGGCCGCCAGCTGCTGAACGACCCCAAGGTCACCGAGCTGTACCTGGGCACGCTGGGCACCTAG
- a CDS encoding ABC transporter ATP-binding protein, with protein sequence MSSESAPVTGAAPVARPKTTGLHVGDAVPGVPKVDPIIIADDVRRSFGGVNAVDVEHLEIPRNAITALIGPNGAGKTTLFNLLTGFDRPDHGTWTFDGKSLSGVPAYKVARMGLVRTFQLTKALGLLTVMENMKLGAKNQRGEKFWGSLIPALWRSQDAEFEDRAMVLLEKFKLDAKADDFAASLSGGQRKLLEMARSLMTEPTLVMLDEPMAGVNPALTQSLLDHILDLKDLGMTVLFVEHDMNMVRHIADWVIVMAEGKIVAEGDPTTVMNNPAVIDAYLGAHQELDLGVVTGRIDIVEADPTTDASASAAADAAALVDAGVAEEEAEEEEDGR encoded by the coding sequence TTGTCAAGTGAAAGCGCCCCGGTCACCGGCGCCGCGCCGGTCGCCCGGCCGAAGACCACCGGGCTTCACGTCGGCGATGCGGTTCCCGGCGTCCCGAAGGTCGACCCGATCATCATCGCCGACGACGTGCGCCGTTCCTTCGGCGGCGTCAACGCGGTCGACGTCGAGCACCTCGAGATCCCGCGCAACGCGATCACCGCGCTCATCGGGCCCAACGGCGCCGGCAAGACGACGCTGTTCAACCTACTCACCGGTTTCGATCGCCCGGATCATGGCACCTGGACCTTCGACGGAAAGTCGCTGTCGGGCGTACCCGCCTACAAGGTGGCGCGCATGGGTCTGGTCCGGACGTTCCAGCTCACCAAGGCCCTGGGCCTGCTGACGGTGATGGAGAACATGAAGCTCGGCGCGAAGAATCAGCGCGGCGAGAAGTTCTGGGGCAGCCTGATCCCCGCCCTGTGGCGATCGCAGGATGCCGAGTTCGAAGACCGCGCGATGGTGCTGCTCGAGAAGTTCAAGCTCGACGCGAAAGCCGACGACTTCGCCGCCAGCCTGTCGGGCGGCCAGCGCAAGCTGCTCGAGATGGCACGGTCGCTCATGACCGAGCCGACGTTGGTCATGCTCGACGAGCCGATGGCCGGGGTCAACCCGGCACTCACGCAGTCCCTGCTCGACCACATCCTCGACCTCAAGGACCTCGGCATGACGGTCCTGTTCGTCGAGCACGACATGAACATGGTGCGCCACATCGCCGACTGGGTCATCGTCATGGCCGAGGGCAAGATCGTCGCCGAGGGCGACCCCACCACGGTCATGAACAATCCCGCCGTGATCGACGCCTACCTCGGCGCCCACCAGGAGCTCGATCTGGGCGTCGTGACCGGCCGCATCGACATCGTCGAGGCCGATCCGACGACGGATGCCTCGGCATCTGCCGCGGCGGATGCCGCCGCACTCGTCGACGCGGGCGTCGCGGAGGAAGAAGCAGAAGAAGAGGAGGACGGCCGATGA
- a CDS encoding branched-chain amino acid ABC transporter permease, which translates to MDWLQILSNTLSSILSPATMGYALAALGLAVHFGYAGLINMGIAGFMAMGAYGYAISILSFGLPWWAGALIGLGAAAIFALILGIPTLRLRGDYLAIVTIAAAEVLRLLFLTTAFDDVTGSADGLSGYHTSFRASNPIPRGEYGFGPWVYNETGWWVRIMGIITIGIAVLVVWMLMRSPWGRTLKGIREDEDAVRSLGKNVFSYKMQALVLGGVLAAAGGIVYALPSAVSPGVYVTSLTFFVWTALLLGGAATVFGPLLGSLIFWALQTFLSNVLPAMAEAGWLFGLSQIQAGTLRFILVGVALMLLVIFMPQGLLGNKKELTFVK; encoded by the coding sequence ATGGACTGGTTGCAGATACTCTCCAACACGCTGTCGTCGATCCTCAGCCCGGCGACGATGGGCTACGCCCTGGCGGCTCTCGGACTCGCGGTGCACTTCGGCTACGCCGGCCTGATCAACATGGGCATCGCGGGCTTCATGGCCATGGGCGCCTACGGCTACGCGATCTCGATCCTGTCGTTCGGCCTCCCCTGGTGGGCGGGCGCCCTGATCGGGCTCGGGGCGGCCGCGATCTTCGCGCTGATCCTCGGCATCCCGACCCTTCGTCTTCGCGGCGACTACCTCGCGATCGTGACGATCGCCGCGGCCGAGGTTCTGCGGCTGCTGTTCCTCACGACCGCGTTCGACGACGTGACCGGCTCGGCAGACGGGCTCAGCGGCTACCACACCAGCTTCCGGGCATCGAACCCCATCCCGCGCGGCGAGTACGGTTTCGGGCCCTGGGTCTACAACGAGACCGGGTGGTGGGTGCGCATCATGGGCATCATCACGATCGGCATCGCGGTGCTCGTCGTGTGGATGCTGATGCGCAGCCCATGGGGGCGCACGCTCAAGGGCATCCGCGAGGACGAGGACGCCGTGCGCTCGCTCGGCAAGAACGTCTTCTCCTACAAGATGCAGGCGCTCGTCCTCGGCGGTGTCCTCGCGGCGGCCGGCGGCATCGTCTACGCACTGCCGTCCGCGGTCAGCCCGGGCGTGTACGTCACGTCGCTGACCTTCTTCGTCTGGACGGCGCTCCTCCTCGGTGGAGCCGCGACCGTGTTCGGTCCGCTGCTGGGCTCGCTGATCTTCTGGGCGCTCCAGACATTCCTCTCGAATGTCCTGCCGGCGATGGCCGAAGCCGGCTGGCTGTTCGGTCTGTCGCAGATCCAGGCGGGCACACTGCGCTTCATCCTCGTCGGCGTCGCGCTCATGCTGCTCGTGATCTTCATGCCTCAGGGACTCCTGGGCAACAAGAAGGAGCTGACCTTTGTCAAGTGA
- a CDS encoding branched-chain amino acid ABC transporter permease produces MGLFATATPALAAEDDPYRISGNVQLDGEPLEGVTLTVDGPGGLQEVETDENGQWRVGVPERGETYVVTLDEDTLPEGIAVVDPEDDTPNVKEAEVGPGGRVSVNFFIGEGERNVTSFFDQLVQRVIQGLSFGLMLALAAIGLSLVFGTTGISNFAHGEMVTFGAIAAFMLVGPASLALPWWLGYPVAVVLSALFGLFLDVILWRPLRRRRVGVVQLMIVSIGLSLALRYTFQLFIGGGTLQLPGSSESKISLFGSVQMSVIDMISLAISIVVIVAFALWLTRSRTGKATRAISDNASLAAASGIDVDAVVRVVWIVAGALAGLAGILYAYYRPGIKWDMGAQILLLMFAAVVLGGLGTAYGALVGALIVGILVEVSSLWIPADLKYASALFILIVILLFRPQGILGRRERIG; encoded by the coding sequence CTGGGACTGTTCGCCACTGCGACACCCGCTCTGGCCGCTGAAGACGATCCCTATCGGATCAGCGGCAACGTACAGCTCGACGGCGAGCCCCTCGAGGGCGTGACGCTCACCGTCGACGGCCCCGGCGGCCTGCAAGAGGTCGAGACCGACGAGAACGGCCAATGGCGGGTGGGCGTCCCCGAGCGGGGCGAGACCTACGTCGTGACGCTCGACGAAGACACCCTCCCCGAGGGCATCGCCGTCGTCGATCCCGAAGACGACACCCCCAACGTCAAAGAGGCCGAGGTGGGGCCGGGCGGGCGCGTGAGCGTCAACTTCTTCATCGGCGAAGGCGAGCGCAACGTCACGAGCTTCTTCGACCAGCTCGTTCAGCGCGTCATCCAGGGCCTCAGCTTCGGCCTGATGCTCGCGCTCGCCGCGATCGGCCTCTCGCTGGTGTTCGGCACCACGGGCATCTCGAACTTCGCACACGGCGAGATGGTGACCTTCGGCGCCATCGCCGCGTTCATGCTCGTCGGGCCCGCGAGCCTCGCGCTGCCGTGGTGGCTCGGCTATCCGGTCGCGGTGGTGCTGAGCGCCCTCTTCGGGCTGTTCCTCGACGTCATCCTCTGGCGGCCGCTGCGCCGGCGCCGGGTCGGCGTCGTGCAGCTGATGATCGTCAGCATCGGCCTCTCGCTCGCGCTGCGCTATACCTTCCAGCTGTTCATCGGCGGTGGCACGCTCCAGCTCCCGGGTTCGTCGGAGTCCAAGATCTCGCTGTTCGGCTCCGTCCAGATGAGCGTCATCGACATGATCTCGCTGGCGATCTCGATCGTGGTCATCGTCGCGTTCGCGCTGTGGCTCACCCGCTCACGGACGGGCAAGGCGACGCGCGCCATCTCGGACAACGCCTCGCTGGCTGCGGCATCCGGCATCGACGTCGACGCCGTCGTGCGCGTCGTGTGGATCGTCGCGGGCGCCCTCGCCGGCCTCGCCGGCATCCTCTACGCCTACTACCGTCCCGGTATCAAGTGGGACATGGGCGCGCAGATCCTGCTGCTCATGTTCGCCGCGGTCGTCCTCGGCGGACTCGGCACCGCTTACGGCGCCCTCGTCGGTGCGCTGATCGTCGGAATCCTGGTGGAGGTGTCGAGCCTGTGGATCCCGGCCGACCTCAAGTACGCCAGCGCTTTGTTCATCCTCATCGTCATCCTGCTCTTCCGACCACAGGGGATCCTGGGCCGACGCGAGCGGATTGGTTAG
- the guaB gene encoding IMP dehydrogenase — protein sequence MEHNDPFGFVGLTYDDVLLLPGHTDVIPSEADTSSRVTRRITVATPLISSAMDTVTESRMAIAIAREGGLGIIHRNLSIQDQASMVDRVKRSESGMITDPITTTPDATIEEVDSLCSQYRISGLPVIDDDNRLVGIVTNRDMRFVSGFERQTTKVRDVMTTEGLVTGRVGISAGEVIALFAQHRVEKLPLIDEDGTLAGLITIKDFDKSEKYPLATKDEQGRLRVGAAIGFFGDAWQRAEALRDAGVDVLVVDTANGQSAGVIDIVRRLKADASFDHIDVIGGNVATREGAQALIDAGVDAVKVGVGPGSICTTRVVAGVGVPQVTAVYEAYLAAREAGVPVIADGGLQYSGDIAKALVAGADTVMLGSLLAGTDESPGEIVFQGGKQFKQYRGMGSLGALQTRGKKTSYSKDRYFQADVPSDDKLIPEGIEGQVAYRGPVSAVAYQLVGGLRQSMFYVGARTIDELKAKGKFVRITAAGLKESHPHDVQIVVEAPNYKK from the coding sequence ATGGAGCACAACGACCCCTTCGGCTTCGTCGGACTGACCTACGACGATGTGCTGCTGCTGCCCGGCCACACCGACGTGATCCCCAGCGAGGCCGACACGTCGTCCCGCGTGACGCGACGCATCACCGTCGCGACGCCGCTCATCTCGAGCGCGATGGACACGGTGACCGAGTCGCGCATGGCGATCGCCATCGCCCGCGAAGGCGGTCTCGGCATCATCCACCGCAACCTCTCGATCCAGGACCAGGCCTCGATGGTCGACCGCGTCAAGCGCAGCGAGTCCGGGATGATCACCGACCCCATCACAACCACTCCCGACGCGACGATCGAAGAGGTCGACTCCCTCTGCTCGCAGTACCGCATCTCGGGCCTGCCCGTCATCGACGACGACAACCGCCTCGTCGGCATCGTGACCAACCGCGACATGCGCTTCGTCTCGGGCTTCGAGCGCCAGACGACCAAGGTGCGCGACGTGATGACGACCGAGGGGCTGGTCACCGGCCGCGTCGGCATCAGCGCGGGTGAGGTCATCGCCCTGTTCGCCCAGCACCGGGTCGAGAAGCTGCCGCTCATCGACGAGGACGGCACGCTCGCGGGCCTCATCACGATCAAGGACTTCGACAAGAGCGAGAAGTACCCGCTCGCCACCAAGGACGAGCAGGGCCGCCTCCGCGTCGGCGCGGCGATCGGCTTCTTCGGCGACGCCTGGCAGCGCGCCGAGGCGCTCCGCGACGCCGGTGTCGACGTGCTCGTCGTCGACACCGCCAACGGCCAGTCCGCCGGCGTCATCGACATCGTCCGCCGCCTCAAGGCCGACGCCAGCTTCGACCACATCGACGTCATCGGCGGCAACGTCGCGACCCGCGAGGGTGCGCAGGCGCTCATCGACGCGGGCGTCGACGCCGTCAAGGTGGGCGTCGGGCCGGGCTCGATCTGCACCACCCGCGTCGTCGCCGGCGTGGGCGTGCCGCAGGTGACGGCCGTTTACGAGGCGTACCTGGCCGCCCGCGAAGCGGGTGTGCCTGTTATCGCCGACGGCGGCCTGCAGTACTCGGGCGACATCGCCAAGGCGCTCGTCGCCGGTGCCGACACCGTCATGCTCGGCTCGCTCCTCGCCGGCACCGACGAGTCGCCGGGCGAGATCGTCTTCCAAGGCGGCAAGCAGTTCAAGCAGTACCGCGGCATGGGCTCGCTCGGCGCGCTCCAGACGCGCGGCAAGAAGACGTCCTACTCGAAGGACCGCTACTTCCAGGCCGACGTCCCCAGCGACGACAAGCTCATCCCCGAGGGCATCGAGGGACAGGTCGCGTACCGCGGTCCCGTGTCGGCCGTCGCGTACCAGCTCGTCGGCGGCCTGCGCCAGTCGATGTTCTACGTCGGCGCCCGCACGATCGACGAGCTCAAGGCCAAGGGCAAGTTCGTGCGCATCACCGCGGCCGGGCTCAAGGAGTCGCACCCGCACGACGTCCAGATCGTCGTCGAGGCGCCCAACTACAAGAAGTAG
- a CDS encoding FAD-dependent oxidoreductase, giving the protein MTEHVPHVVVGAGAMGLATTWQLARRGHRVLTVERFERGASHGATRNFNNAYSAAHYLDLLALARTEWDELSRTTGEPLLRLHGLLTHGDDAVVAQVREALVARGERAEILEPVDAARRWSGMRFDGGVLFTPDAGVVRAAAALDALEHGARSHGADIRYSHRVVALEERGDGVALTVDDGDRRYDVVAETAVVTSGAWTPGIVPASFPLPRLTVTEESPAHFAPISADARWPSFNHLVSRGTYPGPTYGMPTPGEGVKVGFHHVGPVVDPDRRTFRPVPALAAALHDYVTEWFPGLDPDSAEPISCTYTSTDSEDFVLDRRGRIVVGAGFSGHGFKFTPAVGSVLADLATDDAARAAEAFRIR; this is encoded by the coding sequence GTGACCGAGCACGTTCCGCATGTCGTCGTCGGGGCCGGTGCCATGGGACTCGCCACGACCTGGCAGCTCGCCCGGCGCGGCCACCGGGTGCTCACCGTCGAACGGTTCGAGCGCGGCGCATCGCACGGCGCGACACGCAACTTCAACAACGCCTACTCCGCCGCGCACTACCTCGACCTGCTCGCCCTCGCGCGCACCGAGTGGGACGAGCTCTCTCGCACGACCGGTGAGCCGCTGCTGCGGCTGCACGGTCTGCTGACCCACGGCGACGACGCCGTGGTCGCGCAGGTGCGCGAGGCGCTCGTCGCGCGCGGCGAGCGCGCCGAGATCCTCGAGCCGGTCGATGCTGCACGCCGCTGGAGCGGGATGCGGTTCGACGGCGGCGTGCTGTTCACCCCGGATGCAGGCGTGGTGCGGGCCGCGGCGGCCCTGGACGCGCTCGAGCACGGCGCGCGCAGCCACGGTGCCGACATCCGCTACAGCCACCGCGTCGTCGCCCTCGAGGAGCGCGGCGACGGCGTCGCGCTCACGGTCGACGACGGCGACCGCCGCTACGACGTCGTGGCCGAGACGGCGGTGGTCACGTCGGGCGCCTGGACCCCCGGCATCGTGCCCGCGTCGTTCCCGCTCCCCCGGCTGACGGTGACCGAAGAGAGCCCCGCGCATTTCGCCCCGATATCCGCAGACGCCCGCTGGCCCTCGTTCAACCATCTCGTCTCGCGAGGGACCTACCCGGGTCCGACGTACGGGATGCCCACGCCGGGCGAGGGCGTGAAGGTGGGCTTCCATCACGTCGGACCGGTCGTCGACCCCGACCGCCGGACCTTCCGGCCGGTGCCCGCGCTCGCTGCGGCGCTGCACGACTACGTCACCGAGTGGTTCCCCGGACTCGACCCCGATTCGGCCGAGCCGATCAGCTGCACGTACACCTCGACGGATTCCGAGGACTTCGTGCTCGATCGCCGCGGTCGCATCGTCGTCGGCGCGGGCTTCTCGGGTCACGGCTTCAAGTTCACACCGGCGGTCGGCTCGGTGCTCGCCGACCTCGCGACCGACGACGCCGCCCGAGCAGCCGAGGCGTTCCGGATCCGCTGA
- a CDS encoding TMEM175 family protein, with translation MIRQRQHPAATQRTTRLEAFTDGVFAIAATLLVLDLTSNSLGEVDSDTQMWAALGGMYELFINFAISFALLCLLWMVHVRQFEHIARVDSVMLWLNNGRLLFIVLVPFATRLMTEYEAYYAGRLAMPVTFFLAILFSWVQWQWAVRHREVMLPDMSAADAAAYGRGSLSAVVIGGLVVVASPWIGSAAFLLFLLDGPFTRLLRGKGD, from the coding sequence ATGATCAGGCAGCGGCAGCATCCTGCGGCGACACAGCGCACCACGCGCCTCGAGGCGTTCACCGACGGCGTGTTCGCGATCGCGGCGACGCTCCTGGTGCTCGACCTCACGTCGAACTCGCTGGGCGAGGTCGATTCCGACACTCAGATGTGGGCCGCCCTGGGCGGCATGTACGAGCTGTTCATCAACTTCGCGATCAGCTTCGCGCTGCTGTGCCTGCTCTGGATGGTCCATGTGCGGCAGTTCGAGCACATCGCGCGGGTCGACTCCGTGATGCTCTGGCTCAACAACGGGCGCCTGCTGTTCATCGTGCTCGTGCCGTTCGCGACGCGGCTGATGACCGAGTACGAGGCGTACTACGCGGGTCGCCTCGCGATGCCGGTCACGTTCTTCCTTGCGATCCTCTTCAGCTGGGTGCAGTGGCAGTGGGCGGTCCGCCATCGTGAGGTCATGCTGCCCGACATGAGCGCCGCGGATGCCGCCGCCTACGGTCGCGGCTCGCTCAGCGCAGTGGTGATCGGCGGGCTGGTCGTCGTCGCGTCGCCGTGGATCGGGTCGGCCGCGTTCCTGCTGTTCCTGCTCGACGGGCCGTTCACCCGGCTGCTGCGCGGCAAGGGCGACTGA
- a CDS encoding MFS transporter: protein MTDTSLAPRTRRRPRPFALVLAAASLPMFMATLDNLVMTNALPVLHSEMGASVEELQWFVNAYTLAFAGTILIASALGDRFGRRTLFAIGIAVFGAGSVLAALSTDPGQLIAARAVQGLGAAGVMPLSLALLSGAVPPARRALAIGIWGGVSGLGVAVGPLVGGAIMEGWNWQAIFWVNVPVALIAIPLALVVLNNDFGARARIDVPGAVLAAAGVLALVHAIVRGNDDGWDSPGVIVEIVVGALLIAAFLGWQMRAKAPLMPLRLFRDRSFSITNIVGFAFSFGTFGSVFILIQYLQVVQGSTPLEAAVQTTPWTLAPMVVAPIAGILAPRVGTRLLLVLGLALQGAALTWIAAIMSTDLDYPALIVPFVMAGVGMALVFAPSATALLATLGLIDHAKASGVNSTVRELGVALGTAVMTAIFVSAGGELMPDLYVDAARPAVFTGAAVLLAATVVALWLPSGKATDAAAATATDAAPAGAEAFAPTGAGSPEPVGIAR from the coding sequence ATGACCGACACCTCCCTCGCCCCGCGGACGCGGCGGCGACCGCGCCCGTTCGCGCTCGTGCTGGCCGCGGCATCTCTCCCGATGTTCATGGCCACGCTCGACAACCTCGTCATGACCAACGCTCTGCCCGTCCTGCACAGCGAGATGGGGGCGAGCGTCGAGGAGCTGCAGTGGTTCGTGAACGCGTACACGCTCGCGTTCGCCGGTACGATCCTCATCGCCTCGGCACTCGGCGACCGCTTCGGCCGCCGGACGCTGTTCGCCATCGGCATCGCCGTCTTCGGCGCCGGGTCGGTGCTCGCCGCGCTCAGCACCGACCCCGGGCAGCTCATAGCCGCCCGCGCCGTGCAGGGCCTCGGGGCGGCGGGCGTCATGCCGCTGTCGCTGGCCCTGCTCAGCGGCGCCGTCCCGCCCGCGCGGCGCGCCCTCGCGATCGGCATCTGGGGCGGCGTCTCGGGCCTCGGCGTCGCCGTCGGGCCCCTCGTCGGCGGCGCCATCATGGAGGGCTGGAACTGGCAGGCGATCTTCTGGGTCAACGTGCCCGTCGCCCTCATCGCGATTCCGCTCGCGCTGGTCGTGCTCAACAACGACTTCGGCGCCCGCGCCCGCATCGACGTACCCGGAGCCGTGCTCGCGGCGGCGGGCGTGCTGGCCCTCGTCCATGCGATCGTGCGCGGCAACGACGACGGCTGGGACTCCCCCGGCGTGATCGTCGAGATCGTCGTCGGCGCGCTCCTGATCGCCGCCTTCCTGGGGTGGCAGATGCGGGCGAAGGCCCCGCTCATGCCGCTGCGGCTGTTCCGCGACCGATCGTTCTCGATCACGAACATCGTCGGCTTCGCGTTCAGCTTCGGCACCTTCGGCTCGGTGTTCATCCTCATCCAGTACCTCCAGGTCGTGCAGGGCTCCACCCCGCTCGAGGCCGCGGTGCAGACCACGCCGTGGACGCTCGCGCCGATGGTCGTGGCGCCGATCGCCGGCATCCTGGCCCCCCGCGTGGGCACGCGGCTGCTGCTCGTGCTGGGCCTCGCCCTGCAGGGTGCCGCGCTCACCTGGATCGCGGCGATCATGTCGACCGACCTCGACTACCCGGCGCTCATCGTCCCGTTCGTGATGGCCGGTGTCGGGATGGCGCTCGTGTTCGCCCCGTCCGCCACCGCCCTGCTCGCCACGCTGGGGCTCATCGACCACGCGAAGGCGTCCGGCGTGAACTCCACCGTCCGCGAACTGGGCGTCGCCCTCGGCACCGCCGTGATGACCGCGATCTTCGTGAGCGCCGGCGGCGAGCTCATGCCCGATCTGTACGTCGACGCGGCGCGTCCGGCCGTGTTCACGGGTGCGGCGGTGCTGCTCGCCGCGACGGTCGTGGCGCTGTGGCTCCCGTCGGGCAAGGCAACGGATGCCGCGGCCGCCACCGCGACCGATGCCGCCCCCGCTGGTGCCGAAGCTTTCGCGCCGACGGGTGCCGGCTCCCCAGAGCCCGTGGGCATCGCGCGTTGA